In a single window of the Aridibaculum aurantiacum genome:
- a CDS encoding glycosyltransferase family 4 protein: protein MKKKLAIIVTHPIQYYAPVFQLLAERGLIDIKVFYTWGEGAKAKFDPDFKRAVDWDIPLLDGYKYEFVANSSKDPGSHSFFGIKNPKIIDAIETYSPDAILVYGWAYHSHLKIMRHFRCKCHLMFRGDSNLLEGGSTIKRFLRQRFLSWVYSSITTALYVGSQNKRYFKYCGLDEQRLVFAPHSTDNNRFGAPREEEAKILRSKLGIEEEAIVILFAGKFQQIKNVSILLEAFIKANVAGCHLLLVGNGELEEELKKTSNNRHNVHFLEFQNQSYLPVIYQAADIFCLPSLHETWGLAVNEAMAAGNAILASRTIGCAVDLVEEGGNGYVFDPTSVSDLQDNMEKLCADRIKLMKMKVRGKELIRNWSFEKQVEAIEACVIDHE, encoded by the coding sequence ATGAAGAAGAAGCTTGCTATTATTGTTACGCACCCGATCCAGTATTATGCGCCGGTGTTTCAGTTACTTGCCGAGCGTGGTTTGATAGATATAAAGGTCTTTTATACATGGGGGGAGGGAGCCAAAGCCAAATTTGATCCAGACTTTAAGCGCGCTGTAGATTGGGATATCCCACTTCTGGATGGGTATAAGTATGAATTCGTTGCCAATTCATCTAAAGATCCAGGATCTCATAGCTTTTTTGGTATTAAAAACCCAAAGATTATTGATGCTATAGAAACGTATTCTCCGGATGCAATATTAGTATATGGTTGGGCATACCACAGTCACCTAAAGATCATGAGACACTTTAGGTGTAAATGCCACCTGATGTTTAGAGGTGATTCTAATTTACTTGAAGGAGGTAGCACTATCAAACGCTTTCTTCGTCAGCGCTTTCTTTCGTGGGTGTACAGCTCCATAACTACCGCTTTGTATGTCGGCAGCCAGAATAAGAGATACTTCAAATATTGTGGTCTAGATGAGCAAAGGTTAGTATTTGCTCCACATTCTACAGATAATAACCGATTTGGGGCACCAAGGGAAGAGGAAGCCAAAATTTTAAGATCGAAATTGGGTATTGAGGAAGAAGCCATAGTGATACTTTTTGCAGGTAAATTTCAGCAGATAAAGAATGTTTCAATATTACTTGAGGCCTTTATTAAAGCTAATGTGGCTGGTTGTCATTTACTTTTGGTTGGAAATGGAGAACTAGAGGAAGAACTGAAAAAGACCAGCAATAACCGGCACAATGTTCACTTTCTGGAATTTCAGAACCAGAGCTACCTTCCAGTTATATACCAGGCTGCTGATATATTTTGCCTGCCATCCCTACATGAAACATGGGGTTTAGCAGTGAATGAAGCTATGGCCGCCGGCAATGCTATTTTAGCGTCCCGCACAATTGGATGCGCAGTAGATTTGGTGGAAGAAGGTGGAAATGGTTATGTCTTTGATCCAACTTCTGTTTCAGATCTTCAGGATAATATGGAGAAGCTATGTGCAGATAGAATCAAGCTTATGAAAATGAAAGTTCGTGGAAAGGAACTAATCAGAAATTGGTCTTTTGAGAAACAGGTTGAGGCCATTGAAGCGTGTGTAATAGACCATGAATAA
- a CDS encoding exosortase Y-associated Wzy-like protein, which translates to MNKIFVILKLIAPWLIAELLSMDAILSYYIAWLGSIYVFWICWVHEKEKFSGSVSSIERVMRPIFLLHFIFAAFMCLTSIFYFLDHCGYYNFEQLVKGFKPNSETFLIAKCQRLSLLAHIALVVGILLLVDNKIEDKIKDDFNVKRDPSNLIIKLCIGIYVASIATKFVPAINQFSIGLTMMALILSAALLIDGIVSRDTRTSSIGGGLFFLFFIAATLSGYKENILNCFIILGCIAYPYYKRLINIIAVPLFVLLFYVLPTYATVMRESNWSGNLSAAEARDLAIQQILEGDKVAETNWEFLTDRLSEIGMFTQFVKKTPENIGYYGLEIVQQSVLAIIPRAFWPGKPNMEEVSMERVLKAEVVDETSAVSAKTRPVVDAYLSLGTFGVAFFFLILGAICQWLNNQSELLFGGYKFGCVVVFNGIFHTLWRGNNFEFMIPNIFWGFILVLLLHYVLKRMQILVPVNEITPD; encoded by the coding sequence ATGAATAAAATTTTTGTTATACTCAAGCTCATTGCTCCGTGGCTCATAGCTGAGTTACTTTCAATGGACGCTATATTATCTTACTACATTGCGTGGTTAGGTTCCATCTATGTCTTTTGGATTTGTTGGGTTCATGAAAAAGAAAAGTTTAGTGGCAGCGTTTCATCAATTGAAAGAGTGATGCGTCCTATTTTTTTATTGCATTTCATTTTTGCGGCTTTCATGTGCCTTACTTCGATCTTTTATTTTCTAGATCATTGCGGGTATTACAACTTTGAACAATTAGTAAAAGGATTCAAGCCCAACTCTGAAACTTTCCTCATAGCTAAGTGTCAACGATTGTCGCTGTTGGCTCATATAGCCTTAGTAGTTGGTATTTTATTATTGGTAGATAACAAGATTGAAGATAAGATCAAGGACGATTTCAATGTTAAAAGAGATCCCTCTAATTTGATAATCAAGTTATGTATCGGAATATATGTGGCATCCATTGCCACTAAATTTGTTCCTGCCATCAATCAGTTTTCAATTGGTCTCACAATGATGGCTCTTATTCTGTCCGCTGCACTTTTGATTGATGGCATAGTAAGTCGCGATACAAGAACTTCTTCTATTGGGGGAGGATTGTTTTTCCTATTCTTCATTGCTGCCACTCTTTCAGGTTATAAAGAAAACATTCTTAATTGTTTCATCATATTAGGTTGTATAGCTTATCCATATTATAAGCGGTTAATAAACATAATTGCTGTTCCTTTATTTGTGCTGTTATTCTATGTGCTTCCAACATATGCTACTGTAATGCGAGAAAGCAACTGGTCGGGTAATTTATCAGCTGCGGAGGCGAGGGATCTTGCTATACAGCAAATATTAGAAGGGGATAAAGTAGCTGAAACTAATTGGGAATTCTTGACAGATCGACTTTCGGAAATTGGAATGTTCACTCAATTTGTTAAGAAAACTCCTGAAAACATTGGATACTATGGTTTAGAAATTGTTCAGCAGTCAGTATTAGCAATAATACCAAGGGCATTTTGGCCTGGAAAACCAAATATGGAAGAAGTGTCAATGGAGCGGGTTCTAAAAGCAGAAGTGGTTGACGAAACATCTGCGGTTTCCGCTAAAACCCGTCCTGTGGTAGATGCTTATTTAAGCTTGGGAACTTTTGGTGTCGCCTTCTTTTTCTTGATACTTGGAGCTATTTGTCAGTGGCTAAATAATCAAAGTGAGCTTTTATTTGGAGGCTACAAGTTTGGATGCGTAGTCGTCTTCAATGGTATCTTTCACACTTTGTGGCGAGGAAACAACTTTGAGTTTATGATCCCGAATATCTTCTGGGGTTTTATCCTTGTACTACTTCTTCATTATGTTTTAAAACGAATGCAAATTCTTGTTCCCGTAAATGAAATTACTCCAGATTAA
- a CDS encoding XrtY-associated glycosyltransferase XYAG1, producing MKLLQINASYKPAYVYGGPTISVSTLCEHLSEAGVALDVVTTNANGESNLDVSNGKKVDVNSVNVIYFHRLTKDHSHFTPALYKHLYNELKNYQLVHIHAWWNFVSVGAAFVCKLKRRTFILSPRGTLSNYSFFNRTSLPKRLFHQLVGKWLLKRAIFQVSSKKEEQDILRLFPKAKTHVIPNFIELPKPGETIRLINTSDEFKLIFFSRIEQKKGLEFLLAALEHLDFKYTLDIYGEGEPGYVEEVKKVVPEAAKDKVYFKGPFYGSQKFQLLANYDLMVLPSYEENFANVVIETLSVGTPVLLTANIGLSDYVVAKNFGWLCDQDPVDIRTKIQLIYRDVESRRRIGEEAPKAIERDFSKGALLSKYLRFYEERIQSGSEQ from the coding sequence ATGAAATTACTCCAGATTAACGCCTCTTATAAACCCGCTTATGTTTACGGTGGACCGACTATATCTGTTTCTACATTGTGTGAACATTTGTCTGAAGCAGGAGTTGCATTAGATGTAGTTACAACAAATGCAAACGGTGAAAGTAATCTTGATGTTAGTAATGGGAAGAAAGTGGACGTTAATTCTGTGAACGTCATATACTTCCACCGGCTTACAAAAGATCATTCGCATTTTACACCAGCTCTATATAAGCATCTTTATAATGAATTGAAGAATTATCAGTTGGTACATATCCATGCGTGGTGGAATTTTGTTTCGGTCGGAGCTGCTTTTGTTTGCAAGTTGAAAAGGAGAACATTTATTCTATCACCACGAGGAACGCTTAGCAATTACTCATTTTTTAATAGAACCTCGCTGCCAAAGCGCCTGTTTCATCAACTGGTGGGTAAATGGCTGTTGAAGCGGGCGATTTTCCAGGTAAGTTCGAAAAAAGAAGAGCAGGATATTTTACGTCTGTTCCCCAAAGCAAAGACGCATGTAATACCAAATTTTATAGAATTACCTAAACCTGGTGAAACCATAAGACTGATAAATACGTCTGATGAGTTTAAGTTGATCTTCTTTTCGCGAATTGAACAAAAGAAGGGGCTTGAGTTTTTACTTGCTGCGCTGGAACACTTAGATTTTAAATATACACTTGATATATACGGTGAGGGTGAACCAGGTTATGTGGAAGAAGTAAAAAAGGTGGTGCCGGAAGCAGCAAAAGATAAAGTTTACTTCAAAGGACCTTTTTATGGTTCGCAGAAGTTTCAGTTACTGGCAAACTATGATTTGATGGTTTTGCCTTCCTATGAAGAGAACTTTGCTAATGTAGTTATAGAAACCCTTTCTGTAGGTACGCCAGTGCTTCTGACAGCTAATATTGGTTTGTCTGATTATGTTGTAGCTAAAAACTTTGGCTGGTTGTGCGATCAAGATCCAGTTGATATTAGGACGAAGATCCAGTTGATCTATAGAGATGTGGAATCACGCAGGCGAATAGGAGAAGAGGCTCCCAAAGCAATAGAAAGAGATTTTTCTAAAGGAGCCTTGCTTTCTAAATATTTACGATTTTATGAAGAACGAATTCAATCAGGAAGTGAACAATAG
- a CDS encoding glycosyltransferase family 2 protein, whose product MKNEFNQEVNNSLPYHTPVSVIILTFNEEKNIVDCLESVKDFTDDIIVVDSGSTDDTLMLVERYTSNIYHHPFENYSKQRNWAIDNVDLKYDWIMNIDADHRLTKEFKSELAGKFRAGIRPGIVGFMASRIGLFMNGYIRHGGNYPVYHGVVFKKGFGQCEDKLYDQHFLINGETEKLNGDIVDIITDSIDTFTFRHNKWATLEARDVMQLMVDADKRIKPNKKGNLMERRRYQRMKYYSYPIFLRVFVYFFYRFILKGGFRDGKPGLIFHVLQGFWFRFLVDAKIYEARMAAAKELKKKKELELN is encoded by the coding sequence ATGAAGAACGAATTCAATCAGGAAGTGAACAATAGCTTACCCTATCATACACCCGTATCAGTTATTATATTAACTTTTAACGAGGAAAAGAACATTGTTGATTGCCTTGAGAGTGTAAAAGATTTTACCGATGATATAATAGTAGTGGATTCTGGCTCTACAGATGATACACTAATGCTTGTTGAACGCTATACATCCAACATCTATCACCATCCTTTTGAAAACTACTCAAAGCAACGCAACTGGGCCATTGATAATGTAGATCTGAAGTATGATTGGATAATGAACATTGATGCTGATCACAGGCTAACAAAAGAGTTCAAATCGGAATTAGCAGGCAAGTTCAGAGCAGGTATAAGACCAGGAATCGTAGGTTTCATGGCATCGAGAATCGGTTTGTTTATGAATGGCTACATACGTCACGGAGGTAATTACCCGGTTTATCATGGAGTGGTTTTTAAGAAGGGGTTTGGCCAATGTGAAGACAAACTGTATGACCAACACTTTCTCATTAATGGTGAGACTGAAAAATTAAATGGAGACATTGTTGACATAATTACAGACTCAATAGACACGTTTACCTTTAGACACAATAAATGGGCGACACTTGAAGCCCGTGATGTAATGCAATTAATGGTTGATGCAGATAAACGCATTAAACCCAATAAAAAAGGTAACCTAATGGAGCGTAGAAGGTACCAGAGGATGAAGTATTATAGCTATCCTATTTTTCTTCGCGTCTTTGTATATTTCTTTTATAGATTTATATTGAAGGGCGGGTTTAGAGATGGGAAACCAGGCTTGATCTTCCACGTCTTACAAGGTTTCTGGTTCAGATTTTTGGTTGATGCAAAAATTTATGAAGCACGCATGGCGGCGGCGAAAGAATTGAAAAAAAAGAAGGAACTTGAACTAAACTGA
- a CDS encoding WcaF family extracellular polysaccharide biosynthesis acetyltransferase, translating into MQQTVVQTPIRATVEFSLYDNSWYKPGGTIKRAIWFIINIVFFNNKFAVFSPLKVALLRLFGASVGKGVVIKPSVNIKYPWMLSIGDHCWIGENVWIDNVAQVVIGRNVCISQGAYILCGNHDFTTVGFDLIVKPITLEDGVWIGARSTVCPGVTCKSHSILTVQSVATKNLNDYTIYQGIPAVAVKSRIIR; encoded by the coding sequence ATGCAGCAGACAGTTGTACAAACACCTATTAGGGCAACCGTTGAATTCTCTCTTTATGATAATTCCTGGTACAAGCCAGGTGGTACCATCAAAAGAGCAATATGGTTTATTATAAACATTGTGTTCTTTAATAACAAGTTTGCTGTTTTTTCTCCATTAAAGGTGGCCTTGTTAAGGCTATTCGGTGCATCAGTGGGCAAAGGTGTGGTTATCAAACCTTCAGTGAACATAAAGTATCCATGGATGCTAAGCATTGGTGATCACTGCTGGATTGGTGAAAACGTTTGGATAGATAATGTTGCTCAAGTTGTTATAGGAAGAAACGTTTGTATATCCCAAGGAGCATATATTCTTTGTGGTAATCATGATTTTACTACAGTTGGTTTCGATCTTATAGTTAAGCCTATAACCCTGGAGGATGGGGTTTGGATAGGAGCCAGGTCTACCGTTTGTCCAGGGGTAACTTGTAAAAGTCATTCTATTCTTACTGTTCAGTCGGTGGCTACAAAAAACCTGAATGATTACACAATCTACCAGGGCATTCCGGCTGTTGCTGTCAAGTCCAGAATAATCAGGTAA
- a CDS encoding glycosyltransferase family 2 protein: protein MRVSIITVCYNSAATIADTIRSVSKQKYPDIEHIIIDGVSTDGTLDIIKNSSFTGTLVSENDNGLYDAMNKGIKMATGDVVGILNSDDFYPDENVITDVVKHLIEQDCDAVYADLDFINMSKPKKIVRKWRSGQYRYEKFNFGWMPPHPTFFVKREVYEKYGLFNTGLKSAADYELILRFLYVNKVKAEYLPRVLVHMRAGGVSNRSFSNRLKAHLEDYKAWRINGGSPHWYTMVLKPLRKVFQYM, encoded by the coding sequence ATGAGAGTATCGATCATTACAGTATGTTATAACAGCGCGGCAACAATTGCAGACACCATCAGGTCTGTTAGTAAGCAAAAATATCCTGATATTGAACACATTATTATTGATGGAGTTTCAACTGATGGAACATTAGACATCATTAAAAACAGCAGTTTCACGGGTACACTTGTATCTGAAAATGATAATGGGCTGTATGATGCAATGAATAAAGGCATCAAGATGGCTACAGGAGACGTAGTGGGGATTTTAAATTCTGACGACTTTTATCCCGATGAAAATGTGATCACTGATGTTGTAAAGCATCTAATAGAACAGGATTGTGATGCTGTCTATGCTGACCTTGACTTCATCAACATGTCAAAACCTAAAAAGATCGTCCGTAAATGGCGCTCCGGTCAGTATAGGTACGAAAAGTTTAACTTCGGCTGGATGCCACCTCACCCTACTTTCTTTGTGAAGAGGGAAGTTTATGAAAAATACGGGTTGTTTAATACAGGCTTGAAAAGTGCAGCAGATTACGAGCTGATATTAAGATTTTTGTATGTGAACAAAGTGAAGGCGGAGTATCTTCCAAGAGTATTGGTGCACATGAGAGCTGGTGGGGTGAGTAACAGAAGTTTCTCCAATAGGCTAAAAGCTCACCTGGAAGATTACAAGGCTTGGCGGATAAATGGCGGTAGTCCGCATTGGTATACAATGGTTCTCAAACCACTGCGAAAAGTTTTTCAATATATGTAA
- the asnB gene encoding asparagine synthase (glutamine-hydrolyzing) — MCRIAGLISKKENVQERLLRMTGAMAHGGPDDNGIYFDNNLHVALGHRRLSIIDLSPLGHQPMEDPTIGFQISFNGEIYNYKELRAELIQMGYSFKSHSDTEVLLKGYHAWGPAMLPRLKGMFAFLLLDNNKKQLLAARDHAGIKPLYYGTHDGDMYFSSEVRGLEAAVPNWKEDPNWPIRFLTFGFIPEPYSTLEGVFHLPKGSYMLYDLEAGSYTIETFISFPFTSDITNLDDAVSLTRSAVLDSVERHLVADVPVGIFLSGGVDSSILTFACRKYNKEQIKTLSIYFDDEKYSEKYYQDLVIQKTGVSHQSFLVTQQDFEDSLPDIFRAMDQPSIDGINTYFITRYALHYGLKVVLSGLGADELFGGYQAFNNSRYSKLKKMRMAAKVAGAFMGNYPAKKLQYMRNNDPLEEYLFNRGVFVPSDVGRMVDLPVSKVKEVIYNDTLGTYQNLDAGNRVSMLEQNVYMQNMLLRDSDIYSMWHSIELRVPFLDVDVIKAAHSIAPSVKFNEHQKKHLLIKAFQQELPEEVWKRPKMGFTFPFDQWFKKSSYLQQAESSTPSLEPARREFDAGKYNWSRYWGQFVTAEFQK, encoded by the coding sequence ATGTGTAGAATAGCCGGACTTATTAGTAAAAAAGAAAATGTGCAGGAGCGGCTGCTTCGAATGACAGGTGCAATGGCTCATGGTGGTCCGGATGATAATGGAATATATTTTGATAACAATCTTCATGTAGCATTAGGGCACAGACGTTTATCTATTATAGATCTTTCGCCTTTAGGTCATCAGCCTATGGAGGACCCTACTATAGGTTTCCAGATAAGCTTCAATGGCGAAATATATAATTATAAGGAATTACGCGCTGAGCTTATACAGATGGGATATTCCTTTAAATCCCATTCAGACACAGAAGTTCTTCTAAAAGGGTACCATGCATGGGGGCCAGCTATGCTGCCCAGGTTGAAAGGTATGTTTGCTTTTTTGCTTCTTGATAATAATAAAAAGCAACTTTTAGCTGCACGAGATCATGCAGGTATCAAGCCTCTTTATTACGGCACTCACGACGGCGATATGTATTTCAGTTCAGAAGTGCGTGGACTGGAAGCGGCAGTGCCAAATTGGAAAGAAGATCCAAACTGGCCTATCAGGTTTCTCACTTTTGGCTTTATACCAGAACCATACAGCACTTTAGAGGGCGTTTTTCATCTGCCGAAGGGCAGTTACATGCTTTATGACCTGGAGGCCGGTTCATATACAATCGAAACTTTTATTTCCTTTCCATTTACTTCTGATATAACCAATCTTGATGATGCCGTATCATTAACAAGGTCTGCAGTTCTTGATTCAGTTGAAAGGCACCTGGTTGCCGATGTTCCGGTAGGAATTTTTCTTAGCGGAGGTGTAGACTCCAGCATTCTCACTTTTGCATGCCGCAAATACAACAAGGAGCAGATCAAGACACTTTCCATTTACTTTGATGACGAAAAATATTCAGAGAAGTATTACCAGGACCTGGTTATTCAAAAAACCGGTGTATCTCATCAATCATTTTTAGTTACTCAACAAGATTTTGAAGATAGTTTGCCTGACATTTTCCGAGCCATGGATCAACCATCCATTGATGGCATTAATACTTATTTTATTACCCGCTATGCTCTCCACTATGGTTTAAAGGTGGTGCTTAGCGGTTTGGGTGCTGATGAACTGTTTGGCGGGTACCAGGCGTTTAACAATAGCCGGTATAGTAAGCTTAAGAAGATGAGGATGGCAGCTAAAGTAGCTGGAGCCTTTATGGGTAATTATCCTGCAAAGAAGCTCCAGTATATGCGCAATAATGATCCTCTTGAAGAGTACCTTTTCAACAGGGGAGTCTTTGTTCCGTCAGATGTTGGCCGAATGGTTGATCTGCCAGTTAGTAAAGTGAAAGAAGTTATTTATAATGATACATTAGGCACTTATCAAAACCTGGATGCAGGGAATAGGGTAAGCATGTTGGAACAAAATGTATATATGCAAAACATGCTGCTGCGCGACAGCGACATATACAGTATGTGGCACAGCATTGAGTTGAGGGTGCCTTTCCTTGATGTAGATGTGATAAAGGCTGCACATTCTATTGCACCTTCAGTTAAATTCAATGAACACCAAAAAAAGCATTTGCTTATAAAGGCATTCCAGCAAGAGTTGCCTGAGGAAGTTTGGAAGCGTCCAAAGATGGGCTTTACCTTTCCATTTGATCAATGGTTTAAAAAATCATCCTATTTACAACAGGCAGAGTCTTCGACTCCATCGTTAGAGCCAGCTCGTCGGGAATTTGATGCAGGTAAGTATAACTGGTCGCGCTACTGGGGCCAATTTGTTACTGCTGAATTCCAGAAGTAG
- a CDS encoding glycosyltransferase family 4 protein, with amino-acid sequence MKVVYFHRRNPYKYVSIEAYFENVRQHLPPGIKPIVAESKYYSNGFFKRLYNVFEAAFRQGEVNHITGDVHFLALMMQKRKTILTIHDIGFLDHPSPLVRKVLEIFWVKWPVKRSGIVTAVSETTRQAIIENTKCDPAKVVVVPTCIGNHFTRVKKQFNKEKPVILQIGTVANKNCIRMARALEGINCKLSIVGQPGVEYLDVLKECNIDFSVSSHLSDNEMFEKYVECDLLLFASTLEGFGMPIIEANTVGRVVVTSNISSMPEVANDAACLVDPYDVASIREGVLKVINDDSFRESLVEKGYKNALRYNVKVVAEQYVSLYKKVIQQ; translated from the coding sequence ATGAAAGTTGTTTATTTCCACCGCAGAAACCCCTATAAGTATGTAAGTATTGAGGCTTATTTTGAAAACGTAAGGCAGCATCTGCCGCCAGGTATTAAGCCTATTGTAGCTGAATCAAAGTATTATAGTAATGGCTTTTTCAAGCGACTGTATAATGTCTTTGAAGCAGCTTTCAGGCAAGGGGAGGTAAATCATATTACAGGTGATGTTCACTTTCTTGCATTGATGATGCAGAAAAGAAAAACCATTCTAACCATTCACGATATTGGATTTTTAGATCACCCTTCTCCACTCGTTCGTAAAGTCCTTGAAATTTTTTGGGTAAAGTGGCCGGTAAAAAGATCAGGAATAGTAACCGCTGTTAGTGAAACTACACGCCAGGCTATTATAGAAAATACTAAGTGCGACCCAGCGAAAGTGGTGGTGGTGCCTACTTGTATTGGTAATCATTTTACAAGAGTAAAGAAGCAGTTTAATAAAGAGAAGCCTGTTATCTTACAAATAGGTACGGTGGCCAATAAAAACTGCATTCGTATGGCAAGAGCCTTAGAAGGAATAAATTGTAAACTTAGTATTGTAGGACAGCCAGGTGTGGAGTATCTTGATGTTCTAAAGGAATGTAATATTGATTTTTCGGTGTCTTCTCATCTTTCGGATAATGAAATGTTTGAGAAGTACGTAGAATGTGATCTGCTACTCTTTGCATCTACCCTTGAAGGTTTTGGAATGCCTATTATTGAAGCAAATACAGTAGGTAGGGTAGTAGTAACGAGCAATATTTCATCCATGCCAGAAGTGGCAAATGATGCTGCTTGTTTAGTAGATCCTTATGATGTAGCTTCAATACGTGAAGGTGTTCTGAAGGTTATAAACGATGATAGCTTCAGGGAAAGCCTGGTTGAGAAAGGATATAAAAATGCGCTTCGATATAATGTAAAGGTAGTAGCTGAACAATATGTTTCTTTGTATAAGAAAGTTATTCAGCAGTAA
- the lysS gene encoding lysine--tRNA ligase — MQQHLSEQELIRREKLAELQRLGIDPYPAPLYPVNTTSVFIKEHYKGEENKADFADVCLAGRIMSVRDMGKASFAVLQDGVGKIQVYIRRDDICPGDDKTMYDQVWKKLVDMGDIVGVKGYVFTTKMGEISVHVTEFTLLTKSLKPLPVVKEAEGQTFDAVTDPEFRYRQRYADLVINPHVKEVFVKRSKLVNSIREFLNEQGALEVDTPVLQAIPGGAAARPFVTHHNALDVPFYMRIANELYLKRLIVGGFDWVYEFSRNFRNEGMDRTHNPEFTVLEFYTAYKDYEWMMETTEQLMERVAIAVNGTTKAMVGDVEIDFKAPYRRISIYDAIKENTGIDVSEMDEAQLRDVCHQLHIHVEASMGKGKLIDEIFGEKCEGKYIQPTFIIDYPVEMSPLTKKHRSKPGLVERFELMVNGKELANAYSELNDPIEQRERFEEQVKLMERGDDEAMFIDYDFLRALEYGMPPTSGIGFGIDRWCMVLTNQPSIQDVLLFPQMRPEKLEDLGEQKEEETK; from the coding sequence ATGCAACAACACCTGAGTGAGCAGGAGCTGATCCGTAGAGAGAAACTTGCTGAACTGCAAAGGCTGGGGATTGATCCGTACCCGGCGCCATTATATCCTGTAAATACTACCTCTGTTTTTATAAAAGAGCATTATAAGGGTGAAGAGAATAAAGCAGATTTTGCTGATGTATGCCTGGCTGGACGTATTATGAGTGTGCGTGACATGGGTAAGGCTTCATTTGCTGTTTTACAAGATGGTGTAGGAAAGATCCAGGTGTATATACGCCGCGATGATATTTGCCCTGGCGACGACAAAACAATGTATGACCAGGTTTGGAAGAAACTGGTTGACATGGGAGATATAGTGGGCGTAAAAGGTTATGTTTTCACAACCAAAATGGGAGAGATATCGGTACATGTAACCGAGTTTACGCTGCTTACTAAATCACTGAAACCACTCCCGGTAGTAAAAGAAGCAGAAGGACAAACTTTCGACGCTGTTACCGATCCTGAATTTCGCTATCGCCAGCGGTATGCTGATCTGGTAATTAACCCGCACGTAAAAGAGGTATTTGTAAAGCGCAGCAAGCTGGTTAATTCAATTCGCGAGTTTCTGAATGAACAAGGAGCATTAGAAGTAGATACACCTGTTCTGCAGGCTATTCCGGGTGGTGCAGCTGCCAGGCCTTTTGTTACACATCACAATGCGCTGGATGTTCCTTTTTACATGCGTATCGCCAACGAGCTATACCTGAAACGCCTGATCGTTGGTGGCTTCGACTGGGTGTATGAATTCAGTCGCAACTTCCGCAACGAAGGCATGGATAGAACACACAACCCGGAGTTTACAGTACTGGAGTTTTACACGGCGTACAAAGACTACGAGTGGATGATGGAAACAACCGAGCAGTTGATGGAGCGCGTTGCCATTGCCGTTAATGGTACTACCAAAGCAATGGTGGGCGATGTGGAGATTGATTTCAAAGCACCGTACCGCAGGATCAGCATATACGATGCTATTAAAGAAAATACAGGTATTGACGTAAGCGAAATGGATGAGGCGCAGCTTCGCGATGTTTGCCACCAGCTGCACATCCATGTTGAAGCAAGTATGGGCAAGGGCAAACTCATTGATGAGATCTTTGGCGAGAAGTGCGAAGGCAAATACATTCAGCCAACGTTCATTATCGATTACCCTGTTGAGATGAGTCCCCTTACCAAGAAACACCGCAGCAAACCTGGGCTGGTAGAGCGTTTTGAACTGATGGTAAATGGTAAAGAATTAGCAAACGCTTATAGTGAGTTGAACGACCCAATTGAGCAGCGTGAACGTTTTGAAGAGCAGGTGAAACTAATGGAGCGCGGTGATGACGAAGCAATGTTCATTGACTATGACTTCTTACGTGCTCTAGAATATGGTATGCCGCCAACTAGTGGTATCGGCTTCGGTATCGACAGGTGGTGTATGGTACTCACCAACCAACCAAGCATTCAAGATGTGTTGCTGTTTCCGCAGATGCGGCCAGAGAAACTGGAAGACCTGGGTGAACAAAAAGAAGAAGAAACAAAATAA